Proteins co-encoded in one Podospora pseudoanserina strain CBS 124.78 chromosome 7 map unlocalized CBS124.78p_7, whole genome shotgun sequence genomic window:
- a CDS encoding uncharacterized protein (EggNog:ENOG503NUXE; COG:S), giving the protein MDRPEPGLIKWSPNASHSSFIHINLQHRMVQLYEPTGHAQRGRFEYRKIAEHADIPPLTAYDWSPSMPGLVAVGTPTGVVNLLRVDDNSNAYLELELKMSRTCHAVAFNTMGKLAVALERVRNDNCLYIWDVNRLSGIDSSVRGFPTNISAPSDPTYRLEPSVSVSSVKFFEDDPNLLVAGIKGTGLRLHDLRDHHNAAITFRTGCCNNLAIDYADPHYFASSALDKPGVMVWDRRYIDPHHVNPVYAKAVQSDSLPPGGALRLDHAVEEEADSTLTDNKNSFIRALRFCRDQPGLLAMLSRTGQLKVLHTRREHLEPELVVEGSPELLEVARSRELEPLYADLARKNDKVVSFDWITMSSPVLQPRILVLRANGAFGVVEKPSFTSEYPYKMVPWQPPHRGFEENTPYQDLMEFEPSHSHAMLGPLLTETALLDKPVFGSNKVDVAAVVEQTFATPPKEVLTVQVSGDAELPAAFHNATTVAEQLKALRSMVKATEVGTQAEPPSQRHRHEKLLMETMYLARNSPKARNVLDHIMLLRAKEGYLFNYEKNREIVSDDVWLRDVWAWVSGAQEAASDGGMMSHPLDIGYLGVYTIWSNDLGSRPHMRLSDGEPPPDEAGWERCLNAINKKLGIPKYDGPAPTSRPHHREMCLEMCSYGRSYESECEEAMSDRTLKKDSAWYTMVAANTLFRGDIKGAVQVLKKASNEHPELLFVSLALQLIGKDKVETLDFDARVASKTDPYLRAISSIIATGDWASVADQPSLPLRDRIFIALRTFDDDHLDYWLQAQVNKAISSGDIEGIVLTGITDSLVDILCSYVHKFNDFQTASLLLSICSPRFIDDVRATAFREAYRRYLQRHHAFYLRAKFDVESTKRSKHLGRPTVKPPGRQIALRCVYCDAETSMSGQQNRPPSHEGTTPNFMLLPPSASSASSTHPSPATISIIPAGNTSKASKGRSNNPFTDKMISSGISCPTCRRHLPRCVVCLEVVGLPRSDQAWHWHHNTGTGGIGGGGGGRIGVRGGEDQEMKLAARFPTFCLQCLHVLHLDHARKWFARHRECPVPECKCRCNFRANEELAYR; this is encoded by the exons ATGGATCGGCCCGAGCCAGGGCTGATCAAATGGTCACCCAATGCCTCCCATAGCTCATTCATacacatcaacctccaacaccgcATGGTCCAGTTGTATGAGCCGACAGGACATGCCCAGCGCGGACGATTCGAGTATCGGAAAATCGCCGAACACGCTGACATCCCACCACTTACCGCTTATGACTGGTCACCCTCAATGCCTGGTCTGGTGGCAGTGGGAACACCAACGGGCGTGGTCAACCTTTTGCGAGTAGACGACAACTCCAACGCCTATCTTGAGCTGGAACTCAAGATGTCACGCACATGTCACGCTGTGGCCTTCAACACGATGGGGAAGCTAGCAGTAGCTCTGGAAAGAGTGAGGAATGACAACTGCCTCTACATTTGGGACGTCAATCGACTATCCGGGATCGACTCCTCCGTGAGGGGTTTCCCCACCAACATCAGTGCCCCTTCAGACCCTACCTACCGGCTCGAACCAAGTGTGTCCGTTTCGAGTGTCAAGTTCTTTGAGGACGACCCCAATCTTCTGGTCGCGGGCATCAAGGGGACTGGATTGAGATTGCACGACCTCAGAGACCATCATAACGCGGCAATTACGTTCCGAACAGGGTGCTGTaacaacctcgccatcgACTATGCCGACCCACATTATtttgcctcctccgccttggATAAGCCTGGTGTGATGGTCTGGGACAGACGCTACATTGACCCGCATCATGTCAATCCAGTATATGCCAAAGCTGTGCAGTCCGACAGCCTACCGCCGGGAGGCGCTTTACGTTTGGACCATGccgttgaagaggaggcagaTTCAACATTGACGGACAATAAAAATTCATTTATCCGGGCCCTTCGTTTCTGCCGTGACCAACCTGGTTTGCTGGCAATGTTGTCACGGACAGGCCAACTCAAGGTTCTGCACACAAGGCGCGAGCATCTCGAGCCAGAGTTGGTTGTGGAAGGAAGCCCAGAGTTGCTCGAGGTTGCACGGTCGCGCGAACTCGAGCCTCTCTACGCCGACCTAGCTCGCAAGAATGACAAAGTTGTGTCTTTTGACTGGATCACGATGAGCTCCCCAGTTCTTCAACCGCGCATACTGGTCCTTAGGGCCAACGGAGCATTTGGTGTGGTCGAAAAGCCATCTTTTACGTCTGAATACCCATACAAAATGGTCCCATGGCAACCGCCACATCGAGGATTTGAGG AAAACACACCCTATCAAGACCTTATGGAGTTTGAACCATCTCATTCACATGCCATGCTCGGGCCATTGCTAACCGAGACCGCTCTCCTCGACAAGCCTGTCTTTGGCTCCAACAAAGTTGACGTGGCTGCTGTGGTAGAGCAGACGTTTGCTACACCACCCAAAGAAGTCCTCACTGTTCAAGTCTCTGGGGATGCCGAGCTTCCAGCAGCATTTCATAATGCAACTACTGTTGCAGAACAGCTGAAGGCGCTGAGATCAATGGTCAAGGCCACAGAGGTAGGCACTCAAGCCGAGCCGCCTTCACAACGCCACCGCCATGAGAAACTCCTCATGGAGACTATGTACTTGGCCCGCAACTCGCCCAAAGCAAGAAATGTGCTGGATCACATTATGCTTCTGCGAGCCAAGGAGGGGTACTTATTCAACTATGAGAAAAACAGGGAGATTGTGTCGGATGATGTCTGGTTGAGGGATGTGTGGGCGTGGGTTTCTGGCGCTCAGGAGGCGGCATCTgatggggggatgatgtcgcACCCTCTTGATATTGGATACCTGGGCGTCTACACAATATGGTCAAACGATCTCGGAAGCCGACCGCACATGAGACTTTCCGACGGCGAGCCGCCACCAGACGAGGCCGGGTGGGAACGCTGCCTCAACGCGATCAACAAAAAGCTCGGCATTCCCAAATATGACGGCCCGGCGCCGACGTCGAGGCCTCACCACCGAGAGATGTGTTTGGAAATGTGCAGCTACGGTCGATCCTATGAGTCTGAGTGTGAAGAGGCCATGTCTGACAGGACGCTCAAGAAAGACTCAGCCTGGTACACCATGGTCGCCGCCAACACTCTCTTCCGAGGTGACATCAAAGGCGCCGTCCAAGTTCTCAAAAAAGCCAGCAACGAGCACCCCGAACTCTTGTTTGtatccctcgccctccaacTAATAGGCAAAGACAAGGTCGAAACCCTCGACTTTGACGCCCGCGTCGCCTCCAAAACCGACCCCTATCTCCGCGCCATTTCCTCCATCATCGCAACCGGCGACTGGGCTTCAGTCGCCGaccaaccctcccttcctctccgcgACCGCATCTTCATCGCCTTGCGAACctttgacgacgaccacCTGGACTACTGGCTCCAAGCGCAAGTCAACAAAGCAATCTCCTCTGGCGACATCGAAGGGATAGTCCTCACAGGCATCACAGACTCTTTAGTCGACATCCTCTGCAGCTATGTCCACAAGTTCAACGACTTCCAAACCGCCTCACTTTTGCTCTCGATCTGCTCCCCCCGCTTCATCGACGACGTTCGCGCAACCGCATTCAGGGAAGCCTACCGCCGCTACCTCCAACGTCACCATGCGTTTTACCTCCGCGCGAAATTTGACGTCGAGTCCACCAAACGGAGCAAACACCTCGGCCGACCGACAGTGAAACCCCCCGGCCGTCAAATCGCTCTTCGCTGCGTGTATTGTGACGCGGAAACGTCAATGTCGGGCCAGCAGAACCGCCCTCCTAGTCACGAGGGTACCACCCCCAATTTTATGCTGTTACCCCCTTCTGCGTCAAGCGCTTCATcaacccacccatccccaGCCACGATATCCATCATCCCAGCAGGCAACACCTCCAAGGCCTCCAAAGGCCGGAGCAACAATCCGTTCACAGACAAGATGATCTCCAGTGGAATTTCTTGTCCCACCTGCAGACGCCATTTACCTCGCTGCGTGGTCTGTTTGGAAGTTGTGGGGCTGCCGAGGAGTGACCAGGCCTGGCATTGGCATCATAACACAGGGACGGGGGGAattggcggtggcggcggtggcaggATAGGAGTaagaggcggagaggatcAAGAGATGAAACTAGCGGCGAGATTTCCCACTTTTTGTCTGCAGTGCCTGCACGTCCTGCATTTGGACCACGCGAGGAAGTGGTTTGCTAGGCATAGGGAGTGTCCGGTTCCCGAGTGTAAGTGCAGGTGTAATTTCAGGGCGAATGAGGAGTTGGCGTATCGGTGA
- the efg1_1 gene encoding rRNA-processing protein efg1 (EggNog:ENOG503P31U; BUSCO:EOG09264UKL; COG:A) gives MGVKRSRSEAQAVGDDSIHPSRKRARDERSHKTKPRKAVDLENNTAIKKRARAIERLLAHDPEKLPAHKKRELERELAAHKRRIADAQYKKIRSKMISKYHMVRFFERKKAIRIAKQLEKKLAQATNDDEIAKLREDLHKAQVDIDYAIYYPFMEPYISLYAKPAEGEEEKAAQYLHTERPPMWALIEKTREEGKKALERLQNRRPAEDAEDEGAQDDGKKNSKKSKAKKKKEEEEEEEDGGGFFE, from the exons ATGGGTGTCAAACGATCTCGATCCGAGGCCCAAGCTGTGGGTGACGACAGCATACACCCTTCCAGAAAACGAGCGAGAGACGAGCGATCGCATAAGACCAAGCCGCGCAAAGCCGTCGACCTTGAGAACAACactgccatcaagaagcgcGCTCGCGCCATCGAGAGACTGCTGGCGCATGACCCCGAGAAGCTGCCTGCTCACAAGAAGAGGGAACTGGAGAGAGAATTGGCCGCTCACAAGCGCCGCATTGCCGATGCACAATACAAAAAGATCAGATCCAAGATGATTTCAAAGTACCACATGGTTCGCTTCTTTG AACGGAAAAAGGCCATCAGGATTGCAAAGCAActcgagaagaagctggcgcAAGCGACGAATGACGACGAGATTGCCAAGCTCAGAGAAGATCTTCACAAGGCGCAGGTCGACATTGACTACGCCATTTACTACCCTTTTATGGAGCCCTACATCAGTTTATATGCGAAGCCggcggagggagaagaggaaaaggcgGCTCAATATTTGCACACAGAGAGACCACCCATGTGGGCCCTGATTGAGAAGACGAGagaggagggcaagaaggcgCTGGAGAGGCTGCAAAATCGGAGACCAGCCGAGGAtgcggaggatgagggggcaCAAGATGATGGCAAGAAGAACTCCAAGAAgtccaaggccaagaagaagaaggaggaggaggaggaggaggaagatggtggcGGCTTCTTTGAGTAG